CGTGCTGCGGATGTCGCAGCGCGAACTGGAACGACACGAGGCCGCCGCGCGAATGGCCGATCACGTGTGCCGGGCCCGCGCCCAAGGCTTCGACGAATGCGGCCAGTTCGTCCGCGTGCTGCCGCCAGCTAAAGGGCTGATCGCGCGCCGCATCCTCGGCGGGCCAGTAGTGCGTGAGACTCAACGAAACACAGCGATACTGCCGCGCGAGGCCGGCTAGCTGCGGCTGCCAGTAGCGGTAGTCGCAAAGCGAGCCGTGCACGAAGAGAAGGAGTTCGCCCTCGCCCCGTTCGACATAGGGCATGGGCAGGCCGCCGGGCAGTTCGATAAACGTACCGGGGGCCGGAAAAGCGGCTGGATTCACGGCTGGACGATGTGGAGACAACGGGACAGCGGCGCACTGCGATGGCCCGACAGGCAGTCCATCGCGGCGCACGCCGGCAAAGTGGCGTATTGTCCCACGCCCGCGCCGCGGACATCTGACACGCCGGCGCCTCCCGAGGCACCGCGTCCTGGTCAGTCGGCTTGCGTCGTTATTCGACGAATTCGAATGCGTGCTCGCTCATGAGCGAGGCCGCCGCGCCCGCCCCGCGCACCGCGCAGGTGAGCGGCTCGTCGGCCACGCGCACGGTCACGCCGAGTTCGGCGGCAAGGCATTGATCGAGCCTCACGAGCAGCGAGCCGCCGCCCGTGAGCACGATGCCGCTGTCGGCAATATCGGTGACGAGTTCGGCCGGTGCCGTCTCGATGACCTGGCGCACCGCGTTGATCACGAGGCGCAACGGCGCGGCCAGCGCATCCGCCACGTCATGGCTCGTGATCTCGACCGTGCGCGGCAGGCCGTCCTCCATGCTGCGCCCGGTCGCGCGCATGCGTTCGATGGGTTCGCCGTAGGCCGCGCAGCCAATCGTCTTTTTCACGAGTTCGGCGGTCTGATCGCCCAGCACGACGCCATAAAGCGTGCGCACATGATCGACGATCGCGCGGTCGAACTGGTCGCCGCCCACGCGCACCGAACCGCTGCACGCCACGCCGCCCAGCGCGACGATGCCCACTTCCGTCGTGCCGCCGCCGATATCCACGACCATCGAGCCCGTTGCCGCATGCACCGGCAGTCCCGCACCCAGCGCCGAAGCCAGCGACTCGCCGATCAGGTTCACACTCGCGGCTCCCGCCGCGAAGGCGGCCTCGCGGACCGCGCGGCGCTCGACGCGCGTCGCGCCCGCCGGCACGCACACCGTGAACGCGGCACGGCGCCCGAGCAGACGGCGCGGCTGCGCCATCGCCACGAAGCGGCGCATCATGTGTTCGGCAGCGGAAAAATTGGCGATCACGCCGTGCGAAAGCGGCCGCACCGTCTCCAGATTGGCGGGCGTGCGGCCGAGCAGGTCCTTCGCCTCGCGGCCCACCGCGGCCACCGTGGTCTCGTTTGCGCCGGCGCGGCGCTCGAAGCAGACCACGGAGGGCTGGTTCAGCACGATGCCTTTGTCGGCGGTATAGATCAGCGTGTTGGCCGTACCGAGATCGAGCGCCACGTCCTGGCGGAACAGCCTCTTGGAAAAAATGGAATGCGGCTTGGCTCGGGCCATATTGGTCTGATGTGCGGTTTTTTTGGCGACCCGGCAGACGAAGCGCCGACGGATGGCATTCCCGATGGCAGCCTCATCCAGGCAGCGCGAACTCGCCGCGCGCCGGGCGGAACGGGCCTACGCGGCCGATAAGGTCGCGGCGACTCCCCGTATTAACGGCCGCGACCGGCGCGAACTTTAGCCGGTCCAGAAATAACTGCATAGGTTATCCGGAAAATATGGCCGAAATACGACACTGCGGGCTTTTGCGACTGCCCTTTTGTACCGATTTCGCTTCCGGTTTCCCTTCACCACCGCCCATTTTCGCGGATTAACGGGGTCCGACCTCGCACCCCGTCAGCCATTCGATAAATCAGGCGTGTGCGAGCGCGCGCACCAGTGCGTCGCGCCCGAGCATGACGCCTTGCGGCGTGATCGTGTGGCCCACGCCCGGCAGCGCGAAAGCGGTGACCGCAAATCCCGCGTCGCTGAACGCGGCGGCGGCGCGCTCCAGTTCGCTTGCCGGAATCACTTCATCGTCCTCTCCGTGCACGAGCGTGAGCACCGTGCGGCTTTTCGCGACCACGGGCGTGACGAGCCGGCCCGCATAGGCGACCACGGCCGCCGCGCCCGCCGCCTGCGTGGCCACGTGGTAGAGCGACATGATCGAGCCTTGCGAGAAGCCAACCAGCGCGAGCGCGTCGTGGCCGAGCCCCCAGTGGGCGAGTTCGGCGTCGAGCCTGCGCTCGAACACCTGCGAGGCGGCCACGACGCGCGCCTCGCGATTGCTCTCGCTGATGTCGCGCAGGCTGAACCACTGGCGTCCGCCAAAGCCGCCGTCGAACGGTTCGCTGCCGTCGAGCGACGTGAACGCGACGCCCGGCAGCGCATCGCGCCACACGTCGGCGAGCGGCGTGAGGTCCTGCGCGTTGCTACCGACGCCGTGCAATAGCACGACGACTGCGCGCGCCGCGCCATCGGCCGGCGCCAGACGCCAGCCCCCTTCAAATGCTTCCCAGCTCATGGTTGGACCTCTCCTGTACTAACGCTCGTATTGTGTGTCCAGCGCACGCTTTTTGCGCGCCGCGCGGCAGGCGCAAGGATACGCTCGCCGCACGCCGCGTGTATGAAAGACTCCATTTCCTGGCGTTGCATAAACCGCGCATAAAGCCGCGCAACCGAACGCGAAAGCCATTCGCAAGCACGATCACCCTGCGCCACATGGGGATGCTCCGCGCCTGGCGATGACAAAAGAAGATTGCAGGTATCCTGTGCCGCAAACCGAACACGCGGAGAACACGCTTGAACCAGCCCGCCGCTTCATCGTCGCCGCCCGCGCCGCCGCCGCCTCTCCAGGGAGGCAGTCTGATCCTCGGCACGATCGCGGTCTCGCTCGCGACCTTCATGAACGTGCTGGACACGTCGATCGCCAACGTCGCCATTCCGACCATCTCCGGCGACATGGGCGTTTCCGTGGACGAAGGCACCTGGGTCATCACCGTGTTCGCGGCGGCCAACGCCGTTTCCATTCCGCTCACCGGCTGGCTCACGCAGCGTTTTGGCCAGGTGCGCCTGTTCGTCGCCTCGATCTTCTCGTTCGTGCTGGCTTCGTGGCTGTGCGGCATCGCGCCCACGCTGCCCTTTCTGCTCATCGCGCGCGTGCTGCAGGGCGCCGTGGCCGGCCCACTCATCCCGCTCTCGCAGGCCATCCTGCTCGGCTCGTGGCCCAAGGACAAGTCGTCCACGGCGCTCGCGTTCTGGGCCATGACGACAACGGTCGGCCCGATCGCCGGACCAGCGCTCGGCGGCTGGATCACCGACAGCTACAGTTGGTCGTGGATCTTCTACATCAATATCCCCGTGGGCATCTTCGCGGGCTCCATCACCTGGTCGATCTACCGCCACCGCGAATCGCCCACGCGCAAGCCGCCCATCGACATCGTCGGCCTCGGGCTCCTGATCGCCTGGGTCGCCTCGCTGCAGATCATGCTCGACAAAGGCAAGGACCTCGACTGGTTCAATTCGCCCGTGATCGTCGCGCTTGGCATCACCGCGCTCATCAGCTTCGCGTTCTTTCTCGTGTGGGAGCTGACCGAAGAGCACCCGATCGTCGATCTGCGGCTCTTCGGACAGCGCAACTTCCTCGGCGGCACGATCGCGATTTCGGTGGCGTATGCGGTGTTCTTCGGCAATCTCGTGCTGCTACCGCAATGGATGCAGGAGTATCTGAATTACCGCTCCGTCGATGCGGGCCTCGTCACGGCACCGCTTGGGGTGTTCGCCGTGATCCTCGCTCCCGTGGTGGGGCGCCTCTTGCCGCGCTCGGACGCGCGCATCATCGCGACGATCGCGTTCGTGATGTTCGCGGGCGTGTTCTACATGCGCTCGAAATACGTGCTCGAAATCGACACCTTCCATCTCGTGCTGCCCACGCTGCTGCAAGGCATCCCCATGGCGCTCTTCTTCGTGCCGCTCACTGCCATCATTCTCTCGGGGCAGCCGCCGAGCCGCGTGCCGGCGGCGGCGGGCCTCTCGAACTTCGTGCGCGTGTTCTGCGGCGCGGTGGGCACCTCGATCGCGACGAACGCCTGGAACAACCGCACGATCCTGCATCACGCGCGGCTCACGGAGCAGGCGTCGATCAACAACCCGACCTTCGTCCAGGCGATCGACCAGACCCAGAAGGTGCTGAATCTGAGCGAGCCGTCCGCACGCGCGCTGTTCGACTTTCAGCTCAACTCGCAGGCCGCCATGATGGGGCTGAACGACATTTTCTATATCTCGGCGATCATCTTTCTCGTGATCATTCCGCTCATCTGGATCACGAAATCGACGAAGGGCGGCGCAGGCGGCGGCGCAGCGGGCGCGCACTGACCCGCGAGGTTTAGCCAAAGCGCGCGGGCAAATACGGCGCAGGATCGGTAAACGGCGTTTCTCCGACGATCTGCTCGGCAACGAGGCGCGCCGTGACCGGCCCGAGCGTGAGGCCGTGGTGGTTATGGCCAAACGCGAACCACAGCCCGGCATGGCGCGGCGCGGGCCCGAGCACCGGGCGCATGTCGGGCGTGCAGGGGCGCAAACCCATCCACGGCGTGTCGTCGAGCCGCGCACCAAGTCCGAACACGGGGCGCGCCTCGCGCTCCGCCGCGTCGAGCTGCGCATAGTCAGGCGGACGCTCGCGCTTGGCAAGCTCCACGCCCGTCGTGAGCCGCAAGCCGCGGCGCATCGGCGCAACCACGTAGCCGCCTTCGATATCCACCACCGGACGCACGAGCGGCGCGCGCGCCTCGCTCGCGTAGTGCATGTGATAGCCGCGCTTGACCATGAGCGGCACGCGGTAACCGAGCGGCCGCGTCACGAGATCCGACCACGGACCGAGCGCCACGACGGCAAGCTCGGCGCTCACCGGGCCGTCGGCCGTCTGCACCCGCCAGCCGTTACCCGCCGCTGCCAGCGTACGCGCATCGCCGCGTGCGAACGCCCCGCCATTGCGCAGGAACAGTTGCGCGTAACCCTTCGTCAACGCGCCCGGATCCGCCACGCTCGCGGGATCGATCCAGTGGATCGCGCCCGCATAGCCTTCGCCAAGCGAAGGCTCAAGCGCGCGCAAGCCCGGCGCGTCGAACGTTTCGATGTGCAAGGCATGCGCATCCGCCACGCTGCGCGCCGTACGCATTTCCTGCTCGAAGCCAGCCGGCGAGCGCCACGCTTCGAGCCAGCCGACGGGCCGCACGATGTCGCGCAGCCCCGCACGGGCGACGAACGCGTCGTGCTCGGCCACGCTGCGCTCGATGAGCGGCAGCATGTCCCGCGCGGCCTGCGCGAGCCGCGCAGGCGACGACTCGCGCCAGAACGATGCGAGCCAGCGCGCGTAAGCGGGCAGCGAGCGCACGTCATAGCGCAGCACCGTCGAATCGTTGCGCACGAGGCGCAGCAGCGTGCGCCAGTCGCGCGGGAAACCGTAAGGCACCACCGACGACGACTCGATCAGCCCGGCGTTGCCGTGGCTCGTTTCCTCGCCGGGCTCACGCCGGTCGACGAGCGTGACCTGCACGCCGCGCGCCTGCAGATGCAGCGCGACGCTCACGCCCACGATGCCCGCGCCGAGAACGATCGCGCTCCTGGTCATGAATCTGCTCTCGACACGGAAGCCATAACGATCACTTCGCGACGATATCGCGGCCGAAATACTTCATCGACAGCTTCGTGAGCGTGCCGTCCTGGC
The nucleotide sequence above comes from Paraburkholderia flagellata. Encoded proteins:
- a CDS encoding rod shape-determining protein, coding for MARAKPHSIFSKRLFRQDVALDLGTANTLIYTADKGIVLNQPSVVCFERRAGANETTVAAVGREAKDLLGRTPANLETVRPLSHGVIANFSAAEHMMRRFVAMAQPRRLLGRRAAFTVCVPAGATRVERRAVREAAFAAGAASVNLIGESLASALGAGLPVHAATGSMVVDIGGGTTEVGIVALGGVACSGSVRVGGDQFDRAIVDHVRTLYGVVLGDQTAELVKKTIGCAAYGEPIERMRATGRSMEDGLPRTVEITSHDVADALAAPLRLVINAVRQVIETAPAELVTDIADSGIVLTGGGSLLVRLDQCLAAELGVTVRVADEPLTCAVRGAGAAASLMSEHAFEFVE
- a CDS encoding alpha/beta hydrolase; the encoded protein is MSWEAFEGGWRLAPADGAARAVVVLLHGVGSNAQDLTPLADVWRDALPGVAFTSLDGSEPFDGGFGGRQWFSLRDISESNREARVVAASQVFERRLDAELAHWGLGHDALALVGFSQGSIMSLYHVATQAAGAAAVVAYAGRLVTPVVAKSRTVLTLVHGEDDEVIPASELERAAAAFSDAGFAVTAFALPGVGHTITPQGVMLGRDALVRALAHA
- a CDS encoding DHA2 family efflux MFS transporter permease subunit, which translates into the protein MNQPAASSSPPAPPPPLQGGSLILGTIAVSLATFMNVLDTSIANVAIPTISGDMGVSVDEGTWVITVFAAANAVSIPLTGWLTQRFGQVRLFVASIFSFVLASWLCGIAPTLPFLLIARVLQGAVAGPLIPLSQAILLGSWPKDKSSTALAFWAMTTTVGPIAGPALGGWITDSYSWSWIFYINIPVGIFAGSITWSIYRHRESPTRKPPIDIVGLGLLIAWVASLQIMLDKGKDLDWFNSPVIVALGITALISFAFFLVWELTEEHPIVDLRLFGQRNFLGGTIAISVAYAVFFGNLVLLPQWMQEYLNYRSVDAGLVTAPLGVFAVILAPVVGRLLPRSDARIIATIAFVMFAGVFYMRSKYVLEIDTFHLVLPTLLQGIPMALFFVPLTAIILSGQPPSRVPAAAGLSNFVRVFCGAVGTSIATNAWNNRTILHHARLTEQASINNPTFVQAIDQTQKVLNLSEPSARALFDFQLNSQAAMMGLNDIFYISAIIFLVIIPLIWITKSTKGGAGGGAAGAH
- a CDS encoding NAD(P)/FAD-dependent oxidoreductase, with the protein product MTRSAIVLGAGIVGVSVALHLQARGVQVTLVDRREPGEETSHGNAGLIESSSVVPYGFPRDWRTLLRLVRNDSTVLRYDVRSLPAYARWLASFWRESSPARLAQAARDMLPLIERSVAEHDAFVARAGLRDIVRPVGWLEAWRSPAGFEQEMRTARSVADAHALHIETFDAPGLRALEPSLGEGYAGAIHWIDPASVADPGALTKGYAQLFLRNGGAFARGDARTLAAAGNGWRVQTADGPVSAELAVVALGPWSDLVTRPLGYRVPLMVKRGYHMHYASEARAPLVRPVVDIEGGYVVAPMRRGLRLTTGVELAKRERPPDYAQLDAAEREARPVFGLGARLDDTPWMGLRPCTPDMRPVLGPAPRHAGLWFAFGHNHHGLTLGPVTARLVAEQIVGETPFTDPAPYLPARFG